The following is a genomic window from Spirosoma foliorum.
TGTGGGTAGAGTTCGTTCTTGAATTTTAGTACTTGCTGCTGGTAGAATGTCATAATGGGAGCGTTATCAACCTCTCACAGATTCATAATCCAATAATACCAAACCCGCCGAACGTTTCCATCCGACGGGTTCAATTTTATCGATTTCATTTACTGCGCCACCGGCATCAGACGAAATACATAACCAGGGTTTTCGACCGATACGTACAGATACCCATCGGGACCCTGTTTGACGTTCCGAAGTCGACCGATATTTTTTAGGATATTTTCCTGCTTCACCACTTTGGTGCCGTTCATGACGCAACGGTTCAGGTACTGAAACCGCAGCGAGCCAATGAGTAGATTGCCTTTCCAGCCTGGATATTTTGTGCTCTCAACGAAAGTCATGCCCGAAGGGGCAATTGAGGGGAGCCAGTAGGTGAGGGGTTGTTCCATACCCTCTTTGGCCGATAAATTGGTGATGGGTTTGCCATCATAATTAATGCCGTAACAGATGACCGGCCACCCGTAATTCGCTCCTTTTTTGATAATATTCAGCTCATCGCCCCCACGAGGGCCGTGTTCCGTTTCCCAGATTTCGCCCGTTGCCTGGTTGTAGAGCATTCCTTGGGGATTCCGGTGACCGTAGGAATAAATAGACGCATGGGCGTTTTTGTCGTTCACGAACGGATTGTCCTGTGGAATACGGCCATCATCGTAGAGTCGGTGAATTTTGCCTAAGTCATTGGCAATGGATTGCGGGTTTTCTTTTTCATTTCCCCGCTCGCCAACGGATACAAACAAATAGCCTTTTTTATCAAATTCCATTCGAGAACCGTAATGGTGACGCGTTTTGGAATAAGGCAGCGCTTCAAAAATGACTTTCTGATCCGTCAGATCATTGCCTGCTAATTTGGCCCGCATGATGGCTGTTGTCGACAGTTTTTGGTCGCCTTCATTTTTCACCGCCGAATACGAAAAGTAAACGAATTGGTTTTTGGCAAAATCTGGATGCAGAACAACATCCAGTAATCCACCCTGACCTTCGGCCAAAACCGTGGGTCCACCCGAAATCTTTACTTTTTGGTGGTTTTTAGACACCCGGTAAATATCACCGGAGCGATCCGTAATCAGCAGCTCGTTGTCGGGCAGGAACGCTAATCCCCAGGGAGAGCCAAGATCCGTAGCAACAGTGTCTAACTTTACGGTTTGTCCTTCCGACGAAAACACGTTTGAGGTAGGCTTAGTGGCAAACTTATACTGATCCACATTTTTCAGACTTTCCAGAATCAAGTCGGCTAGCTGGTCGATTTCGGTGGCGCTCAGGGTTGCTTTCCAGATTGGCATGCCTAAATCGGGATAGCCTCCCGAAATGCTTGTAATCAGCTCGCTCTTGGTATTGCCATGCTTCCATTTCCGGTCGACAAAGGCTTCCACTTTCTCGCCGTGACACGAGGAGCAATACGTTTGATAGTTCTCTCTAGCCGTTTTTGCGGCTGGCTTCGGCTCAATAAAAAAGCTACTGAGCAAAAACACAGCAACGAAAGCGGCACCGATCGTAAAGCGTAACATAGGGTAGAAGGTGATGTTTGTAAATTGAAGCCTAATATGGCAATGTTTTACTACTCAGTCGGTTTGGCAGTAGTTCACAACTACTCAAAATAAAAATAGCGTACCATGTTGAGCGTAGTATTAACTACGTTCGAGTGTTATCCGGTCTCTGACCGGGGGAAATAAGCTCGAAAAACTGGTCGGAGACCAGATAACACCAGGGCGTAGTCTAGAGACTACGCCCAACAATGGGTGCGCCGGCTTAATTGATTTGAACCGCTCCAAGCGAAAGCCCTACTCTCTTTTTACACAGCCACCAATTCTTTGCGTTCTCCGATTTGTTGCCGCCACATGGCATAGTACAATCCTTTCTGGGCTAAGAGCTCATTATGGCCACCTTGTTCAACCACATGGCCTTGCTCGAGTACGAAAATTCGATCGGCATGCAGGATGGTACTCAGGCGGTGGGCAATGAGAATGGTGATGTGTTGGCGGGAACCAGACAAATCACGAACCGTTCGGCCAATTTCTTCTTCGGTAAGCGAATCAAGAGCTGAGGTTGCTTCGTCAAATACCAGCAAGGCCGGTTTACGGAGTAAGGCTCGAGCAATACTTAGCCGTTGTTTTTCGCCACCAGACACTTTCACCCCGCCTTCACCAATGACCGTATCAAGTCCCTGTGGGGCACGAGCCAAAAGCGAATCAGCAGCCGCCTGATGCAAAGCCGTCAGGCATTCTTCATCCGTAGCGTTGGGCGCTACAAAGCGAAGGTTTTCACGGATAGTCCCGGCAAAGAGCTGTGTATCCTGCGTAACAAAACCGATCTGTTCCCGCAGCTCATCCAGATTGACTTCGGAGCCAGGAATATGATTGTACAAAATCTGCCCACGCAGCGGTTTGTATAACCCAACTAGCAACTTAACAAGAGTTGTTTTTCCCGAACCACTAGGGCCAACAAAGGCAATTGTTTCGCCCAATTTCGCATCGAACGAAATCCCATCGAGCGCTGGTTTGTCGGCGGTGAGGTGTTTGAAGTGAACATCCTCAAAGGCCAGTGTTTTGAGCGTTTCCACGGGTTGCGGATGGATTGGTTGAACATCGCGAGGGGTATCCAGAATCTGCTGGAAATTTGCCAGCGAGGCTTCCGTTTCCCGATATACGTTGATGATGTTTCCAAGTTCCTGCAACGGTCCAAAAATGGCGAATGAATAAATGAACAGAGAGAAAAATTCGCCTACCGTAATTTGTTCCCGCACTACCAGAAACAGCATAAGCAGCATAATCGCATTGCGAAGTAAATTCACAAACGTGCCCTGAATAAAGGACAGAGATCGGATGTAGCGTACTTTTTTGAGTTCGAGTTTTAGGATTTTTTCGGTCGTACCATTCAGTCGTTCGGTTTCCTGCTGAGCCAATCCGAGACTTTTGACTAACTCAATGTTGCGCAAACTCTCGGTGGTAGAACCCGCCAGCGCAGTCGTTTCGGCAACAATCGTTTTCTGTACAGTCTTGATTTTTTTGCTGAGTAACGAACTGACAAAACCCAGCAATGGAATCGTGAGGAAGTAAGCCGGAGCAATGGGCCAGTAGACCGTAGCGGCATACCACATCACAAACACAATACCCACAACCGAAGTAAACAGCACATTAACAAACGATTGAATCAGTTTCTCGACGTCGGAACGGACTTTCTGTAGTTTGCCCAGCGTTTCGCCCGACCGTTGATCTTCGAATACCTGGTAGGGGAGTTCGAGCGAATGCCGCAGCCCATCAGTATAGAGCCGAGCCCCTAGCCGCTGGGTGATTACATTGACATAATAATCCTGAAAGTTCTTAGCGATGCGGCTCACCATAGCAACACCGAGCGCCTGTAAAATCAGGACACCTGCCCCGTTTTTCAGGAAGTCCCAGAATCCTAACGGTCGCAGGGTGCCACCAGGCTTAACGACGTACTGGTCAATGATTTTTCGGAAAATGTACGGATCAAGCAGCGAGAAAATCTGGTTGATAGCCGCCAGTACCAGCGCAAGAGCCAACAAGCCCCAATAGCGCCGTAAATAACTGTAAAGAAGTTGCATAAATAAGTTAGTAGTAGTACAAGACGTTGATGAACCAGGCGTACCTAATACCCGACGGCCTCATAAATACAACACAAAATGGAGGATTTTAGGTCGCTTGGAGAGAGCTGTTTTAACTGCGAAGAGCGCAGAAATATCGCAAAGGCTGCAGAGCAATAGTTCTTTGCAATCTTTGCGATACCTTTGCGCTCTCTGCGGTTAAGCTCCCTTTATTCAATGAAAAATGCCGTTTTACTTCTTTTTATCCTCAGTCTGCTAACGGCTTGTGGTGGGAATACTGAAAAAAAACAGGAGACTGCTGTCACCACTACAGATTCTGCTGTCGCAGCAACCCCAAAACCTAAGAATTGCCAGTCGGTTGTCGATGCCGATAAACTGGGTAAAGCCGATGTGTACCAGGAGTCGGGCAAATCCATTAAAGTTTCGCTGACATTAGATCAGGACACCAGTTCGACGCAAGTGGGTTCTAATTGCTACTTTAATAATACGATTACGGTGTTGGCAACGAAAAAGTCCGGGAGTCAGCTGTTTAAACGAACGCTTCTCAAAGACGATCTACTGTATTTTACCAAAAGTGATGATGCCATCAAGCAGTCTATCCTGAAAAAAGTAATCTACAAACCCACCTTCAATGGCCAGCGCTACATCACCCTGACGATGCATCTGCTGGAGCCTGTCAGCAAAAAGACAATGGATTTTACGTTGTTTATGAACTACTTCGGGGAGATTGTGAAGGTGAAGTAGGAAGTTGGTAAACCTACCCTAGTACGCGCCGTTAAGTTTATTGGCGAGATCGAAAATATCCTGTTTTCGGGCGATAGCGTTTATCCATGTTGAGGGTATATCGTTAAATCCATAATATAATCCAGCAAGGCCGCCAGTCACACAACCTGTGGTATCGGTATCTTCTCCAAGATTCACCGCTTTCAACACCGCTTCCACATAACTACTTGTTGTTAATAAGCACCACAGACTGGCCTCTAACGTATGGATAACATATCCTGATGAGGCAATTTCTACCTCTTCGTATTGATAAATTGGTCGGATTTCGTAATCATCGATTGGGTTTTCTAATAACCGATGAAAGCGGTTAAGCTCGATATCGTCCAGAACAGAATTCGCCCTAAGGAATTCGTTTATAGTGTTCTGCATAACTTGGAGTGCCTGAAATTTCTCCAAACCATTTAGTAGGAGCAAGGCATATTCACAATAAATAAAGCAGGAAAAAATTGACCGAATGTGTCGATGAGTGATACCTGATACTTCAGCAATGATTTGATAGCGTTGTTGTATAGGTTTATCTTTTAAGTAAAAAATAATAGGTAAGATTCGCATTAGTGAACCATTTCCATTGTCGTATTCACCCGCTCCTCCAGAAGTTTTAGGGCTAACTCCAGTTGCTATTTTGTGAAGAGCTGTAGACGTTGCTATACCAATATCAAAGACATTACCATGGGGCGTCCACAAGCCAGCACTGTACCATTTAACGGCTTGAAGAGCTATGTCGTCAAGGTTATAGCCTTTACACAAACTTTCAGCTAAACAAAAAGCTAATGAACTGTCGTCTGACCATGTTCCAATAGGCTGATTATGAGTGCCAAACCCAAGCATGTCAGTTACAGGGTTATTGTGTAAAATCTTTCTGCTGGTAAATTCGACAGGAACCCCCAAGGCATCGCCTACACATAGTCCCATAAGGGCATTTAGGACATTGTTTGATGAAGTTTTAGATGTGTTCATTGGGTTAATTGTTAAATTAGTGGTACTGAAATTTTACGTGGTCGGCTAAACTAAAACGCCGGACGTCTCCGCCCGGCGCTTCCCGAAACCTATGAGGTTTTCAAAACCTTATAGGTTTGTATTATAATGCTCCTTCTTTAATCTCATCCACTACGCCCGGATCGAGCAGCGTTGAGGTATCTCCTAAATTACCCGTATCGCCTTCGGCAATTTTGCGCAGGATTCGGCGCATGATTTTCCCCGAACGTGTTTTGGGTAGACCCGTTACAAACTGAATTTTATCTGGCTTGGCAATGGGACCAATGACCCGGCTAACGGTGGCCAGAATATCGCGTTTGGTTAGGTCGGCATCATGTCCGTTCGGTTCCTGATCGGTAATGACGTACGCGTAAATGCCCTGCCCTTTGATGTCGTGCGGATAACCGACAACTGCGCTCTCAACTACACCCGTGTGCATGTTGATCGCATTTTCTACTTCGGCTGTACCGATGCGGTGGCCCGATACGTTTAACACGTCATCGACCCGACCTGTGATTCGGTAATAACCGTCTTCATCCCGCAAGCAACCATCGCCTGTAAAGTAAAGACCCGGATAGGTCGCGAAGTACGTCTGACGGCAGCGTTCGTGATCGCCGTAGGTAGTACGCAAAATACCCGGCCACGGAAATTTCATGCAGAGGTTTCCGCTAACACCGTTCCCTTCGATTTCCTTCCCGTTTTCGTCCACCAGAATTGGCTGAACGCCAGGGAGTGGAAGCGTAGCAAACGTAGGCTTTGTTTTAGTAATACCTGCCAATGGCGAAATCAGAATGCCACCGGTTTCGGTCTGCCACCACGTATCAACAATCGGGCATCGGTTTTTACCAATGTGATCGTCGTACCAATGCCAGGCTTCTTCATTGATCGGTTCACCCACTGAGCCAAGCACCTGTAAGCTACTTAAGTCGTGGTTCTCGACCTTATCAAGACCAAAGCCCATCAATGACCGAATAGCGGTTGGAGCCGTGTAAAGAATATTGACGTTGTGTTTATCGGTAATGTCCCAGAAACGGCCACAATCGGGGTAGGTTGGTACGCCTTCGAAAATCACCGAAGTAGCGCCCGAGGCTAATGGGCCATACACGATATAGCTATGCCCCGTGATCCAACCAATATCAGCGGTGCAGAAAAACACCTGATTGGGTTCGTACTGAAATACATTCTGGAACGTATAGGTTGCGTAAACCATGTAGCCGCCACAGGTATGCACAACGCCTTTGGGCTTGCCCGTTGAGCCGGACGTGTACAGAATGAAGAGCATGTCTTCGGCGTCCATTTCCTCGGCAGGACAATCGGCTGTAACTTGTTTTAACTCCTGCTCCCACCAAATATCGCGGCCTTTCAGCATGGACACTGGTGTGCGGGTACGCGTCATAACGATCACTTTCTGAACGCTTGGGCAGCCAATCAGTGCATCGTCTACAGTACTTTTGAGCGGAATTTCTTTATTGCCCCGATACGAACCATCAGCTGTAACGACCACCTTACATTGCGAATCATTAATCCGGTCAGCGATACTTTGTGCCGAAAAACCGCCAAATACCACCGAATGAACAGCGCCAATGCGGGCGCAGGCCAACACGGCAATGGCTAGTTCGGGAACCATTGGCAAGTAAATACAGACCCGGTCGCCTTTGACAACGCCGTTACGTTTCAGCACATTGGCAAATCGACAAACCTGATCGTGCAGCATTCGATAGGTAAGCGTAACACCCGCTTCATGTGGGTCGTTGGGTTCCCAGATGATAGCCGGTTGATCGCCCCGTTCGGCCAGGTGCCGATCAAGACAGTTTTCGGTAATGTTTAGTTTGCCACCAATGAACCACTTAACATTCGGTTCGTTGAAGTTCCATTGTAGGGTTTTTGTCCAGGGTTTGCGCCACAGGAAATTCTGAGCGATTTCGGCCCAGAACTCCTCAGGGTCGTCAACACTTTTCTGGTAGGCAGTTTGGTACTCGTCAAAGGTTCGGATACGCATAATCAATGAATGACCGGGACGCCGGTCCGATGTGCGAATGAGTGAATTATGAATGAACTATCCCGTCGTAACGGATTTAATCGATAAACGAAATAAGGAAGCAAATCTATTAACTCATTCGCTCAATCACTCATTCACTCATTAGATTTATATTCTCCATTGAGGGCGTATTTGCCGAAAAGGATCAGTCCGCCGACAACGATGGGGACGAGTACGCAAAGGATCACCCAGCCAAATACGCGATCTTCGAGTTTATCACTACTAATTTTCGTCAGGCTATCGGTAATGCGTTCGTAACCAACGTAAACGCCAAGCAAAATCCAGACAATGCCAAAGTATTTCTTAAGTAGTTCCATAGTAGTTAATGCATGATGTACAATAGCTAATGGGAAGTGGATAATGTTAACTGGTCAGTCCTTGTTAATTATTCACTTTCCGTTATCCATTAATGAATTTTTAATCCTCCGCCGTGGTGTAAGGTTTATTATTTAAATACAGCAACCCAATGACCAGACATACGCCCGCTACCAGAATGGGGTACCAAAGTCCTTCGAGATAGGGTTTCGCCACTGAACCCGGAGCGACTTCGTTAGCTTTTGTGGCCGTTGCTACTAAGGCGGTGGCAATGAATGGGGTTAGTCCACCAAAAATGCCATTGCCAATATGATACGGCAGCGACATGGACGTATAGCGAATACGAGTTGGGAACAATTCGACTAGGAAGGCTGCAACGGGGCCATAAACCATGGTTACATAAACTACTTGTATGAATACCAGCAGGACCATCAACCAGAAACTAGCCGTGGGTAATATGATTGTTTTGGTCAGTTCAGGTTTAGACGATTTGCCTCCTGGGCTCTCTGTAACCGTTTTTTCGATGTCTTTGGCTATGAGTCCACCTTCGTAAAAATGGTTGGTGGTCATTGTAGTCAATAAACTGCCATCATCTTGTTTGGTCGACTTGCGGTCAATCGTCTGGGCATCCACAAACTCCTGTTTCTGACTTAGATCGCTCAGGCTGTATAGTTTATCGTAGATGGGGCGATAGGTTAGAATCCCCAGTGCCATACCCGCCAGCATAATCGGTTTCCGACCAATCCGATCCGACCACCCACCGAATACAATAAAGAAAGGAGTAGCCGCGAGTAGGGCAATCGCAACGATCATATTCGACTGCACAAACTCGACATTGCAGGCTTTCTGAATAAACGATAAGGCATAAAACTGCCCCGTGTACCAGATAACACCCTGCCCGGCTGTAGCTCCAAACAGTGCCAGTAGCACCATTTTCAGGTTCTGCTTCTTGCCAAAACTTTCTGCCAGTGGGTTTTTCGAGAGATTTCCTTCAGTTTTTAATTTGGAAAACAAAGGCGACTCGGCCATCCGTAGCCGGATAACAATGGATACGCCAACTAGAAGAATCGATAATAGAAACGGCACCCGCCAACCCCAGGCCGCAAATTTGTCAACGCCCAGCGATTCGCGGGTTAGTAAAATCACGCCCAATGATACAAACAAGCCTAGTGTGGCGGTCGTCTGAATAAAACTTGTGTAATAGCCCCGTCGGCCTTCGGGTGCGTACTCGGCCACGTAGGTTGCAGCGCCACCATATTCGCCACCAAGAGCTAGTCCCTGAATTAGCCGAAGCAATAAAACCAGTAGGGGAGCCCAGAAACCAATGGTTGCATAGCCTGGAATGAGTCCGATGGCGAAAGTTGAACCGCCCATTAGCACCAGCGTCACTAAAAACGTGTATTTCCGACCGACCAGATCGCCTAATCGCCCAAACACCAGCGCGCCAAACGGGCGTACAATGAAGCCTGCGGCAAAGGTTGCCAGGGTCGAGAGTAAGGCAGCTGTGGGATTATCTTTCGGGAAAAATTGCGACGATAATATGGCCGCCAGACTACCGAAAATATAGAAGTCGTACCATTCAATGAGCGTTCCGACCGATGAGGCCGAAATGACACTGAATAAGGTACGTTTATCAACCGTTGATTTCGGTTTCGCTTTGTTTCGCTTGGCACTCATAAAGAATAGGAAGGGAGAGATTTCGCTTACCAAAGCGATTTAGGGGTAGCATTTACCTTATAGAGTGGCGAAAGAGCGAATGAGTGAAAGTGCGTAAATACACAAGGTACCGTCTGCACTTTCACTCTTTCGCTCTTTCGCCATTACGGCGCTAGCCGTTCAATCTGCCAATTGCCATCTATGATTTTATAGCGAATTCGGTCGTGTAATCGGCTTGGGCGACCTTGCCAGAATTCGATGGCATCGGGCAACACCCGGAAACCTCCCCAGTAGGGCGGTCTGGGAATAGGTTGACCTGCAAACTGGGCTTCCAATTCCCGCTGTCGGTTTTCGAGTACATCGCGGCTTTCGATTACATTACTTTGGTTCGAAACCCAGGCCCCAATCTGACTGCCCCGCGGGCGACTGCTGAAGTAAGCATCCGATTCTTCAGGCCTAACTTTTTCCACCACACCCTCAATCCGAATTTGCTGTTCAAGTTCGGGATAAAAAAAAGTGAGTGTAGCAAACGGATAGTGCGTAAGTTCCTGCCCTTTCCGGCTTTCATAATTAGTATAGAAAACAAAGCCCCCGTTTGATACATCTTTCAGTAAAACGATTCGCCCATCTGGACGACCCTCAACTGTAACGGTACTGACATGCATCGCATTGGGTTCTGGAACCCCTGCCTGCACCGCTGCATCGAACCATTGCCGGAACTGAATAATCGGATCTGGAGCAACCTCAGCAGCGTCTAAACCGCTTAGTGTGTATTCATTACGTAAATCACTGATAGCTGATGACATTCTGTGGGCTTGTTTAAAGGCTGTACTACAAGAAAATTCGCATTTTATCGTACTTTTGCAAAAGTAATCGGTACGTTCCCAACATGGCAAACCAAGAGCAGGAAATTAACCAGCAACCAGAAACCACTCCACAGGCTGAAGGATCGCTGGCAGTGCACATTCCCGAAGATACCACAACACCCGCTGTGGTCACCCCCGAGGCATCAATCGAGGGTAGTGAGGCTACGCCTGAATTGGCGGAAGTCGACACCACACCAGCTGCCGAAACGCAGTCGGCGGAAGCGAGTGAATCTGATATAGCGACTCCCTCAACACCCACACCCGTTGAAAGTAGTACGTCTGTAACTCCTTCGGATGAAATCGCCGAGACGCCCGAAGCGGCTGAGGTTGATTCTACGGAGGAAGTTGCTCCAGTATCCGTTGACGAGCCTGCAGATATACCTGTAGTGGAGCCAACTTCAACTGTATCGACCGATGTACCGGAAATCAGTGAAGAAATCACAGCGCAGTATGCTGATGTGCCAGAGGTCGAAGACGAAACGGTGACTCATTCTGCCGTTGATTACAGTCAGTTTACCAAGCAGGATTTTGTTAATCTGTTGGAAACGCAACTGGCTGCGATCAGTACAGCATCGGTTAATCCTAGTGATTTCAAGAAGGCCGATCTGGTACTGAAAGAAGTCAAGCCGCTATTCGATCAGATGAAGCGGGCAGAGCGCGAAGCCGCTTTGCAGGCTTATGTTGCTGAAACAGAGGCCGAAGAAGGCTTTGAATACAAATATGATGAGTTTGTTACTCGTTTCGACGAGTTATATAAACAGATCAAGAGTCAGAAGAATACCTACTTCCAGAATTTAGATAAGGCTAAAGAAACCAACTTTGCTTCGAAAACAGAGTTGCTGACTCGCCTGCGGGAATTGGTTGAAACGGATGAAAACAATGCAGGTGATCCTAAAGTAAGCTGGAACGAATTCAAGAAAATTCAGGACGAGTGGAAATCGGCCGGAAACATGAATTCGCCCCACAATGCAACGCTTTGGGCAACTTATCATGCACTGGTTGACCGGTATTACAGCAACCGGAATATCTATTTTGAATTAAAAGAACTCGACCGTAAACGAAATACCAGCCTGAAAACGGAGGTAATCGAGAAGGTCGAAGCGATGGCAAAAGCATCGGAAGAAACGTCGGTAACCCGGCAGACTATCGATGAGGCCAACGCTTTGTTCGAAGAATATAAGCACATCGGTCCGGCTCCTAAAGCTGAGCAGGAAGTATTGTGGGGTCGGATGAAAGCCGCTCTGGATGTTCTGTACGACAAACGTCGGGGACAAACCAATGAGCAGCGGAAAGAGTCGGCTCAATTATACGAAGAGAAGTCTGCGATTTATGAAGAATTAGTACCCATTACTTCATTTGCCTCGAACAGTATTAATGACTGGAACGACAAAACGAAGGCAGTTATGGCTTTGCAGGATCGCTGGAATGCGATCAAAGGGCCAATGCCTCGTGAAGAAGGCAAAGAGTTGAGTAAAAAATTCTGGGCTGCATTAAAAACGTTCTTCCATAACAAAGGCGAGTTTTTCCGTCAACTCGAAAGCAAGCGGGAAGAAAACCTCCGGGCGAAAGTTCAACTCTGCGAACAGGTTGAAGCAATCCTGGCTTCGGGCGAAGAATCTCCAGAACTGACGCAGACGGTTATTGAACTGCAACGTCAGTGGAAAAATATCGGTCAGGTTCCCGAGAAGCAAAAGAATACGATTTTCGATCGGTTCAAAGCTGCCTGCGATGCATTCTTTAATAAGAAACGCTCGAAAAATCAGGAAACAGAACGGGAGTTTGAAGCTAACTTGGCGCAAAAAATTGCCCTCATCGAGCGCATTGAAGCGGCTGCCAATGCCAATGCTGACCTATCGGAATTGAACGAGTTCAAGAAAGAGTGGAATGCAATTGGCTTTGTTCCCAAAAAAGACATGCAGTCTACCCAAAAGCGGTATATCAATGCAGTTAATGCATTGGTAGGCGCAACGGGTAAAATTCCTGCCAAAGACAAAGAGCGGATTATGCTTCAAAGTGAAGCTGAAGCTACCCGCTCTGGCGGCTCCCGTAACGGTGGCGGACGTGACCGCGATTTCAATCGGGGTGGTGGTGATAGCGCCGGTAATAAGCGCGAAGGCGATATTCGCCGACGTATTACGGCGATCGAAAACGATATTGCTACCTATCGGAATAACATTGAATTCTTTGCGCGGTCAAAGAATGCTGACAAACTCCGTGCTGATATTGACAAGAAAATCGCTGAGGCTGAAAAGCAACTGGACGACCTGCGGCATCAGTTACGAGTAGCTCAGGCATAAAACAGTT
Proteins encoded in this region:
- a CDS encoding DUF349 domain-containing protein, whose translation is MANQEQEINQQPETTPQAEGSLAVHIPEDTTTPAVVTPEASIEGSEATPELAEVDTTPAAETQSAEASESDIATPSTPTPVESSTSVTPSDEIAETPEAAEVDSTEEVAPVSVDEPADIPVVEPTSTVSTDVPEISEEITAQYADVPEVEDETVTHSAVDYSQFTKQDFVNLLETQLAAISTASVNPSDFKKADLVLKEVKPLFDQMKRAEREAALQAYVAETEAEEGFEYKYDEFVTRFDELYKQIKSQKNTYFQNLDKAKETNFASKTELLTRLRELVETDENNAGDPKVSWNEFKKIQDEWKSAGNMNSPHNATLWATYHALVDRYYSNRNIYFELKELDRKRNTSLKTEVIEKVEAMAKASEETSVTRQTIDEANALFEEYKHIGPAPKAEQEVLWGRMKAALDVLYDKRRGQTNEQRKESAQLYEEKSAIYEELVPITSFASNSINDWNDKTKAVMALQDRWNAIKGPMPREEGKELSKKFWAALKTFFHNKGEFFRQLESKREENLRAKVQLCEQVEAILASGEESPELTQTVIELQRQWKNIGQVPEKQKNTIFDRFKAACDAFFNKKRSKNQETEREFEANLAQKIALIERIEAAANANADLSELNEFKKEWNAIGFVPKKDMQSTQKRYINAVNALVGATGKIPAKDKERIMLQSEAEATRSGGSRNGGGRDRDFNRGGGDSAGNKREGDIRRRITAIENDIATYRNNIEFFARSKNADKLRADIDKKIAEAEKQLDDLRHQLRVAQA